In Helianthus annuus cultivar XRQ/B chromosome 3, HanXRQr2.0-SUNRISE, whole genome shotgun sequence, a single window of DNA contains:
- the LOC110928933 gene encoding RING-H2 finger protein ATL13 yields the protein MVHKIFVSNYERPYFYTRPIFPPPPHPATVSHHSHTFNLNDKVSPNVLLIIIILAIIFFMSGLLHLLVRYLMRPINRDPDDQFDNVSVLQGQLQQLFHLHDSGVDQSFIDRLPVFTYKSIIGVKDPFDCAVCLCEFEGEDKLRLLPKCSHAFHMDCIDTWLLSHSTCPLCRGSLLCDVTQTTCFSPIVLVLESGSGEISREGVNNDQPDGPSIEQVNSHLSNVEFELDKGEVVKEDEDKEKVVTIKLGKFKSVDSGGGGGGGGEGSGGKQAIDGRRCFSMGSFEYVMNESSSLQVPISTHVKKQASKKSSLPITSSHRVAMSECGGDSRRDFKGIDVFGGGGGAIGKSKRESFSVSKSWLRGQKEKATSTVTATVGPSKSGSFSFRFPVHRNESNANRRANSELSIGRWKDDQEIQVCQWLDSFSLEASKTPSFARRTLLWLMGRQQIKAGHSSTSTNV from the coding sequence ATGGTTCATAAAATCTTTGTTTCTAACTATGAAAGACCTTACTTTTACACCCGGCCAATTTTCCCACCACCGCCACATCCGGCCACCGTCAGCCACCACTCACATACATTCAATCTAAACGATAAGGTGAGTCCAAATGTTCTACTCATCATCATAATTCTTGCAATCATTTTCTTCATGTCGGGGTTGCTTCATCTTCTTGTTAGATACCTTATGAGACCAATTAATAGAGATCCAGATGACCAGTTTGATAATGTGAGTGTACTTCAAGGCCAGTTACAACAACTGTTTCATCTCCATGACTCAGGTGTTGACCAGTCTTTCATTGACAGATTGCCTGTTTTCACTTACAAGTCAATCATTGGTGTGAAAGATCCTTTTGATTGTGCTGTGTGTTTGTGTGAGTTTGAAGGTGAAGATAAGCTTAGGTTATTGCCAAAATGTAGCCATGCATTTCATATGGATTGTATTGATACATGGTTATTGTCTCACTCCACTTGTCCTCTTTGTAGAGGTAGTTTGCTTTGTGATGTGACTCAAACTACTTGCTTTTCACCAATTGTGCTTGTTCTTGAATCTGGAAGTGGTGAGATTTCTAGAGAGGGTGTTAATAATGATCAACCTGATGGTCCATCTATTGAACAAGTGAATTCCCATTTGAGTAATGTAGAATTTGAATTAGATAAAGGTGAAGTGGTGAAAGAAGATGAAGATAAGGAGAAAGTTGTTACTATTAAGCTTGGGAAGTTCAAGAGTGTggatagtggtggtggtggtggtggtggtggtgaggggAGTGGTGGGAAGCAGGCAATTGATGGTAGGAGGTGTTTTTCAATGGGATcttttgaatatgtgatgaatGAGAGTTCATCTTTACAAGTACCAATTAGTACCCATGTAAAGAAACAAGCTAGCAAGAAATCTTCTCTTCCAATCACCTCGAGTCACCGGGTGGCAATGTCGGAATGTGGTGGTGATTCTAGGAGGGATTTCAAAGGAATTgatgtttttggtggtggtggtggtgcaatTGGGAAAAGCAAGAGGGAGAGTTTTTCAGTGTCCAAGTCTTGGCTTAGGGGGCAGAAAGAGAAGGCTACATCAACGGTGACCGCCACCGTTGGGCCGTCGAAAAGTGGGTCATTCTCCTTTCGTTTTCCGGTTCACCGGAATGAATCTAATGCGAATCGGAGGGCTAATTCTGAACTGAGTATTGGGAGGTGGAAGGATGATCAAGAAATCCAAGTTTGTCAATGGTTGGATtcattttcactagaagcatcaAAAACACCATCTTTTGCAAGGAGGACTCTACTTTGGCTTATGGGTAGGCAACAGATCAAGGCGGGACATTCATCTACATCAACAAATGTTTAA